GGCGATCCCGCGTCCGCGTGCTACCGTGCCCCCTTCCATGTCCCTGCTCCCCGATTCGCCGGCGCTGGCCGCGCTGCGCCATCGCAACTTCCGGCTGCTCTGGTTCGGCCAGCTCGCCTCCACGGCCGGCTCGATGATGCAGAACGCCGCGCTGCTGTGGCACGTCTCGCTGCTCGTTCCGCCGCACAAGCGCGGCCTCGCCCTCGGCCTGGTGGGGCTCGTCCGCGTCGTGCCGATCGTCGGCTTTTCGATGGTCAGCGGCGTGCTGGCCGACGCCCTCGACCGCCGCCGGCTCATGCTGGTCACGCAGACGGGTATGGCCCTCGCGGCGGGCACGCTCGCCTGGCTGGCCTTCTCGGGCGCGCGCTCGCCCTGGCCGCTCTACGTGCTCGCGGCCGTCGGCTCGGCCTTCGGCTCGTTCGACGGCCCCGCGCGCCATTCGCTCATCCCGACGCTGGTGCCGCGCGAGGACCTGCCCAACGCGCTGGCGCTCAACTCGCTCATGTTCCAGGCCGCCTCGGTCGTGGGCCCCGCCGCGGGCGGGATCGTGATCGCCGCGCTGGGCGTCGGCTGGGCGTACCTGCTCAACGCGCTGTCGTTCCTGTGCGTGATCGGCGCGTTGCTGCTGATGCGCGAGGTGCCGGGGCGCGGGCCGGGACATTCGCCCGACATCAGCCTGCGCGCCGCGCGCGAAGGTTTCGCGTTCGTGTTCCGCACGCCGCTCATCCGCTCCACCATGCTGCTCGATTTCGTGGCCACGTTCTTCGCCTCGGCGACCGCGCTGCTGCCGATCTACGCGCAGGACATCCTGCGCGTCGGCGCGCACGGCTACGGCCTGCTCGCGGCCGCGCCGTCGGCGGGCGCGCTGCTCATGAGCCTCGTGCTCGCGCCGGCCATTCCGCACATCGACCGCCGCGGCCGGGTCCTTCTGTGGGCGGTGGCCGGCTACGGGCTCGCGACCATCGCCTTCGGCGTCTCGCGCTCGTTCGCGCTCACGTTCGCGTGCCTCGCCGTCACCGGCGCGGCCGACACCGTGAGCACGGTGATCCGCAACATCGTCCGCCAGCTCACGACCCCCGACGCGATGCGCGGGCGCATGACGAGCGTGAACATGATGTTCTTCATGGGCGGGCCGCAGCTCGGCGAGCTCGAGGCGGGCCTGGTGGCGAACGCCTGGGGCGCGCCGATCTCGGTGGTGACGGGCGGCATCGGCTGCCTGCTCGCGACCGGCTGGATCGCGGCGCGCACGCCCGAGCTGCGCGCCCACCGCCGGGAGGAGACGACCGGCTGACGCGCGACCGCGCCTGCGGGCCACGGAACCGAGGGAGGACGGCA
Above is a genomic segment from Candidatus Eisenbacteria bacterium containing:
- a CDS encoding MFS transporter, whose amino-acid sequence is MSLLPDSPALAALRHRNFRLLWFGQLASTAGSMMQNAALLWHVSLLVPPHKRGLALGLVGLVRVVPIVGFSMVSGVLADALDRRRLMLVTQTGMALAAGTLAWLAFSGARSPWPLYVLAAVGSAFGSFDGPARHSLIPTLVPREDLPNALALNSLMFQAASVVGPAAGGIVIAALGVGWAYLLNALSFLCVIGALLLMREVPGRGPGHSPDISLRAAREGFAFVFRTPLIRSTMLLDFVATFFASATALLPIYAQDILRVGAHGYGLLAAAPSAGALLMSLVLAPAIPHIDRRGRVLLWAVAGYGLATIAFGVSRSFALTFACLAVTGAADTVSTVIRNIVRQLTTPDAMRGRMTSVNMMFFMGGPQLGELEAGLVANAWGAPISVVTGGIGCLLATGWIAARTPELRAHRREETTG